CTTGAGACAAAATCACCTAATCCATAAAAGGAAGTTCCGATAAAAGCAATACTAAGCCCAAAGGGTAAAGTAATATTTTTATAACTTAACCAAAATCCTAGAAGTGTGATGATTAGAAGTCCTAAAAAAGAATACTTTCTGTCGGGTAATTGGGAAACTCCATAGAAGATAATCTCCACAATAAATAAGCAAATTAAGAACCATAATGGATCATTCCAAAGTACTCTTTTTCCTATATAGAAAAATTTGAATAGTTCTGACCTTATCGGAAGATTACTCTTAAATCTTATAATGTCAATTAAAACTGTAATAATCGAAAAAGAAAGATAGGGTATAATTAGTGTATTTGTTTTTCTGGTAATTAACTGTCTAAAACTCTTATTTTTAACTAAAGCATTTAAATAGCCAGAGATAAAGAAAAACAAAGGCATATGAAAAGAATAAATATATTTAGTGATATATGAGAAATCATTAAAACTAGTTAATAATAAGTTGGAATGCCCCCACACGACTAAAAAGATTCCAATGCCTTTAAGGATATCGATCCATGCTACCCTTCTCATAGAATTGACCTCTCTCTCGAACCGTTCAATAACTAAGCGTATTAATATTAATTGAATTATATTCCATTCAATACACATGCGAGGATTAATCAATAAAATTGTATAGCCGCACATACGAGGAGATAAAAACATAACGTATAATAGTCCCGGTCATTTTTGGATGCATGCAATGTTATCATGTTTTTTAACCTAAATTAATAAATAGGTGAGTGAATCTATGAATTGGTATTCAATCTACGGACTTTATGCAATTATCAGGGAATATGCTAAATGTCCATCGAATCTGCCTCTATACTGCCGCTATGAGCACGGCTGGAATCCTTTACCGGAGCCTAATCCATACGATCTTCGAACGGATAAACCCCTAATGTTAGTATGGAGCAGAAGACGACTGCAAGAATGGAAAGCGGTCAGCACTATTCCTGCAGCTATCAGTGGCGCACCTTTTATACACTACCGAAAAATGATGAAAATTGAGAAGGATGCAGCCGCCAAAGGCACAATAGCCTTCCCTGCACATTCCACTCAACTCGTTGACGCAGTATTCGATATTGATGAGTATTGCAAGCAGCTAAAAAGTCTTCCCGATGAATATCAGCCGATAACGATCTGTTTGCATCTTCATGATATTGAAAGGAAGAAGGACGAAGTTTACAAAAAACATGGGTTCAATGTTGTTACGGCAGGTCCGATCTGGGTGCTTGGATTTGAATTTGTACAAAAGTTTTATGACATTCTTAGAAGTCACAAGTATGCAACATCGAATCAAGTAGGCTCATATGCATTTTATGCTGTAGAAATGGGTCTTCCCTTTTTCATTTTCGGGGGGGCGGCTGTACTTCTGAATAGCGGAGAACCTCTTATGCCTTCTAAATATAGTTATTCAGATTACCCAACGGGTGTTATGTCAACAACAATCTTCCAGGGACCCACGCAAGTTATCAGTGAAGAG
This Desulfosporosinus orientis DSM 765 DNA region includes the following protein-coding sequences:
- a CDS encoding tetratricopeptide repeat protein, which encodes MNWYSIYGLYAIIREYAKCPSNLPLYCRYEHGWNPLPEPNPYDLRTDKPLMLVWSRRRLQEWKAVSTIPAAISGAPFIHYRKMMKIEKDAAAKGTIAFPAHSTQLVDAVFDIDEYCKQLKSLPDEYQPITICLHLHDIERKKDEVYKKHGFNVVTAGPIWVLGFEFVQKFYDILRSHKYATSNQVGSYAFYAVEMGLPFFIFGGAAVLLNSGEPLMPSKYSYSDYPTGVMSTTIFQGPTQVISEEQREFVEAELGVHDCLSGIELKELLIESNHRVIESYEEFLKAGQGGVEEKITACGKLVEYFQDSGEKEKQLEYILKSFEYAVPRVEFCCHLGLYFQNIKQYEQGIFWYKMATQLEKPVSSRLMWLPHIQLCVCYDRLGKHQLAYEHNEIARKYSPQNEQILHNKRYLERVLGINPQ
- a CDS encoding acyltransferase family protein, which translates into the protein MRRVAWIDILKGIGIFLVVWGHSNLLLTSFNDFSYITKYIYSFHMPLFFFISGYLNALVKNKSFRQLITRKTNTLIIPYLSFSIITVLIDIIRFKSNLPIRSELFKFFYIGKRVLWNDPLWFLICLFIVEIIFYGVSQLPDRKYSFLGLLIITLLGFWLSYKNITLPFGLSIAFIGTSFYGLGDFVSSSRSPRISKMVIVSCILISFIIPIYFNTTVSMYFMRYGNPIYFYISALVNIYLYLKLSQRLQYINFVSNIFQYLGRNSLIILCTHFTLLLLLRVCISRIPTLGSLMINSDPMKGLIYTTAVLAISIPIIAVIRNRFPFVIGIKS